From one Actinomyces sp. Marseille-P3109 genomic stretch:
- the glgX gene encoding glycogen debranching protein GlgX yields the protein MPSTPEPAPAPRAELPAAPNHGLGVALAGDGADFAVHAPHATAMDLCLLTMGADGAVAEETRIGMHGPQRGVWSAHVPGIGAGQRYGYRAHGPWNPHEGLLYNPRKLLLDPYARALDGQVDLGPAVYAHEVTDDLVPAAEPWQPSHLDSAGHTVVGVITGNTFPVVPGPHVPRERTIIYEAHVKGLTYKLPGVPEELRGTYAGLAHSVTVEHLKGLGVTTIELLPIHASVTEPFLTKRELTNYWGYSTLSYFAPEPAYATAAARAAGPQAVLDEVRGMISMLHEAGLEVVLDVVYNHTCEGGVDGPSLSLRGLDNLDYYLHAPYLPAQYMDVTGTGNTVDFRATGAIRMVLDSLRYWVTEVGVDGFRFDLATTLGRHAAEFSPRHPLLTAIATDPVLSTVKLISEPWDVGPGGWRTGQFPEPFQDWNDHFRDTTRSFWLHDASEISKGRLGSDLRDLATRLSGSADLFSHGEFPGGRGPLGSVNFVAAHDGFTLRDLVVYDHKHNLANKEDNRDGTSNNRSWNHGFEGNVVEGINGGPIEVLRRRSMRNLLATMLLSAGTPMLLGGDEIGRTQQGNNNCYCQDSVLSWVDWNLEVWQRDLVATTRFLIHLRQTHPVVRPSRFATGQVLEGDIIPDLAWYRVDAVPMDGDSWHDPHTRVVQMLRSGQPWNDDDMLVVINGALDQVDVVLPEGRGTDWHLAWDSTWAVPQPHTAPFSQARRVSRSPQDIEADVVVETDGSGEVKAVKAAAGIPAGHTNEDLTECHQDRPGDTTMLEPLSLRVYFSGEPLESLTAGAQAERSGQVAAH from the coding sequence ATGCCTTCGACGCCAGAGCCCGCTCCAGCACCGCGCGCCGAGCTGCCAGCAGCTCCCAACCACGGACTGGGCGTCGCTCTCGCCGGTGACGGCGCGGACTTCGCCGTTCACGCCCCGCATGCCACGGCCATGGACCTGTGCCTGCTGACGATGGGCGCCGACGGCGCGGTGGCGGAGGAGACCCGGATCGGGATGCACGGCCCTCAGCGCGGCGTCTGGAGCGCCCACGTCCCCGGCATCGGCGCCGGTCAGCGCTACGGCTACCGCGCCCACGGGCCCTGGAACCCCCACGAGGGCCTGCTCTACAACCCCCGCAAGCTGCTGCTGGATCCCTACGCCCGCGCCCTGGACGGACAGGTGGATCTGGGCCCGGCCGTCTACGCCCACGAGGTCACTGATGACCTGGTTCCCGCGGCCGAGCCGTGGCAGCCCTCCCACCTGGACTCGGCGGGCCACACCGTCGTCGGCGTCATCACCGGGAACACGTTTCCGGTGGTGCCGGGCCCGCATGTGCCCCGCGAGCGCACCATCATCTATGAGGCCCACGTCAAGGGCCTGACCTACAAGCTGCCCGGAGTGCCCGAGGAGCTGCGCGGCACCTATGCGGGCCTGGCCCACTCGGTGACGGTCGAGCACCTCAAGGGCCTGGGGGTCACCACGATCGAGCTGCTGCCGATCCACGCCTCGGTGACCGAGCCCTTTCTGACCAAGCGGGAGCTGACCAACTACTGGGGCTACTCCACACTGAGCTACTTCGCGCCGGAGCCCGCCTACGCCACGGCCGCAGCGCGCGCAGCCGGCCCGCAGGCCGTCCTGGACGAGGTGCGCGGCATGATCTCCATGCTCCACGAGGCCGGTCTGGAGGTCGTGCTCGACGTCGTCTACAACCACACCTGTGAGGGCGGGGTCGACGGCCCCTCCTTGAGCCTGCGCGGCCTGGACAACCTGGACTACTACCTGCACGCCCCCTACCTTCCGGCGCAGTACATGGACGTCACCGGCACGGGCAACACGGTGGACTTCCGTGCTACGGGGGCGATCCGGATGGTCCTGGACTCGTTGCGATACTGGGTCACCGAGGTCGGTGTGGACGGCTTCCGCTTCGACCTGGCCACCACGCTGGGGCGTCATGCCGCGGAGTTCTCGCCACGCCACCCGCTGCTCACAGCAATCGCCACCGACCCGGTGCTCAGCACCGTCAAACTCATCAGCGAGCCGTGGGACGTGGGACCCGGCGGTTGGCGCACCGGTCAGTTCCCCGAGCCCTTTCAGGACTGGAACGATCACTTCCGCGACACCACCCGCTCCTTCTGGCTTCACGACGCCTCGGAGATCTCCAAGGGGCGCCTGGGCTCGGACCTGCGCGATCTGGCCACGCGCCTGTCGGGCAGCGCGGACCTGTTCAGCCACGGGGAGTTCCCTGGTGGGCGCGGCCCCCTGGGCTCGGTCAACTTCGTCGCAGCACACGACGGCTTCACCCTGCGCGACCTGGTGGTCTACGACCACAAGCACAACCTGGCCAACAAGGAGGACAACCGCGATGGCACCTCCAACAACCGCTCCTGGAACCACGGTTTCGAGGGCAACGTCGTCGAGGGGATCAACGGCGGGCCGATCGAGGTGCTGCGCCGTCGCTCCATGCGCAACCTGCTGGCCACGATGCTGCTGAGCGCCGGGACCCCCATGCTGCTGGGCGGCGACGAGATAGGCCGCACCCAGCAGGGCAACAACAACTGCTACTGCCAGGACTCGGTGCTCTCCTGGGTCGACTGGAACCTCGAGGTCTGGCAGCGCGACCTGGTCGCCACGACTCGCTTCCTCATTCACCTGCGCCAGACCCACCCGGTGGTGCGCCCCTCGCGCTTCGCCACCGGGCAGGTCCTCGAGGGCGACATCATCCCGGACCTGGCCTGGTACCGAGTTGACGCCGTCCCGATGGACGGGGACTCCTGGCACGATCCGCACACCCGGGTGGTCCAGATGCTGCGCTCGGGGCAGCCTTGGAACGATGACGACATGCTCGTGGTCATCAACGGCGCCCTGGACCAGGTCGACGTCGTCCTGCCCGAGGGCCGCGGCACCGACTGGCACCTGGCCTGGGACTCGACCTGGGCGGTCCCCCAGCCCCACACGGCTCCCTTCTCCCAGGCGCGCCGCGTCAGCCGTAGCCCGCAGGACATAGAGGCCGACGTCGTCGTCGAGACCGATGGCTCGGGCGAGGTGAAGGCGGTCAAGGCTGCAGCCGGCATCCCGGCCGGTCACACCAACGAGGACCTCACGGAATGCCATCAGGACCGTCCGGGAGACACGACGATGCTGGAGCCGCTGTCCCTGCGGGTCTACTTCTCCGGCGAGCCCCTGGAGAGCCTGACGGCGGGCGCCCAGGCTGAACGCAGTGGACAGGTCGCGGCTCACTGA
- a CDS encoding alpha-1,4-glucan--maltose-1-phosphate maltosyltransferase, with the protein MTPNTTPKAGKKQSTRPSKSAAAPTEAPAQAPESASVTDAAPASAEPTVASGPQPAQHSLIGRIPVIEVFPVVEDGRWPAKAVVGEVIPIRATVFREGHDRYGATAVLVRPDGTDGPSARMHDIAPGLDRYEASLAPDAPGDWRFRVEGWSDPYATWSHDAGIKVPAGIDVELMLEEGARVLDRAVAVEGRDEEGVKALNDAVWIMRDPSNPVSDRLAAGLADSVKAALERLPLRDHVSPTAEYPLQVDRERALTGSWYEIFPRSLGSGVSEDGTWHSGTLRSAAERLDRIAAMGFDVLYLTPISPIGTTNRKGRNNTLTARPGDPGSPYGIGSPDGGHDAIHPDLGTFEDFDALVARSRELGMEVALDLALQCSPDHPWVAEHPEWFTVLADGSIAYAENPPKKYQDIYPLNFDNDPEGIYQAILEVVRTWISHGVTIFRVDNPHTKPLVFWQRLIAEIHAESPDVLFLAEAFTRPAMMRALGMIGFHQSYTYFAWRNTKEELIEYMMELSKDTAHLLRPAFWPTTHDILTPFMTNGKVPAFKLRAVLAATLSPTWGIYSGYELAESTPRPGYEEQIDNEKYEYKPRDFAAARRNGIEDLLTRLNATRAAHPALRQLRDIYFHPTSDNQIIAYSKRVDAFHSPTGKDDVVLTVVNLDPHGARAGEVYLNLEALGLPGWVDASRPVVRVTDVLTGDSYEWSGQNYVRLDPFSGQVAHVFSVEPL; encoded by the coding sequence GTGACTCCTAACACGACGCCCAAGGCCGGCAAGAAGCAGTCCACCCGTCCCTCCAAGTCCGCTGCCGCACCGACCGAGGCGCCCGCCCAGGCGCCTGAGTCAGCGTCCGTGACGGATGCAGCGCCCGCATCGGCCGAACCGACCGTGGCGAGCGGACCGCAGCCGGCCCAGCACTCGCTGATCGGCCGGATCCCGGTCATCGAGGTCTTCCCCGTCGTCGAGGACGGGCGCTGGCCGGCCAAGGCCGTCGTCGGGGAGGTCATCCCGATCCGTGCCACCGTCTTCCGCGAGGGGCACGACCGCTACGGAGCCACTGCAGTCCTGGTGCGCCCCGACGGCACAGACGGCCCCAGCGCCCGCATGCACGACATCGCCCCGGGCCTGGACCGCTACGAGGCCTCCCTGGCGCCGGACGCCCCCGGGGACTGGCGCTTCCGCGTCGAGGGCTGGTCGGACCCGTACGCCACCTGGAGCCACGACGCCGGCATCAAGGTGCCGGCCGGCATCGACGTCGAGCTCATGCTCGAGGAGGGCGCCCGGGTCCTGGACCGGGCAGTGGCCGTCGAGGGCCGGGACGAGGAGGGCGTCAAGGCCCTCAACGACGCCGTGTGGATCATGCGCGACCCCTCCAACCCCGTGAGCGACCGCCTGGCGGCCGGTCTGGCCGACTCGGTCAAGGCGGCCCTGGAGCGTCTGCCGCTGCGCGACCACGTCTCCCCCACCGCCGAGTACCCCCTCCAGGTGGACCGCGAGCGCGCCCTGACCGGCTCCTGGTATGAGATCTTCCCGCGCTCACTGGGCTCGGGGGTCAGTGAGGACGGCACCTGGCACTCGGGGACGCTGCGCAGCGCCGCCGAGCGCCTGGACCGCATCGCGGCCATGGGCTTCGACGTCCTCTACCTCACGCCGATCTCCCCGATCGGCACCACCAACCGCAAGGGCCGCAACAACACCCTGACGGCCCGGCCGGGGGATCCCGGCTCCCCCTACGGCATCGGCTCGCCCGACGGCGGCCACGACGCCATCCACCCCGACCTGGGCACCTTCGAGGACTTCGACGCCCTGGTGGCCCGCTCGCGCGAGCTGGGCATGGAGGTGGCCCTGGACCTGGCGCTCCAGTGCTCCCCGGACCACCCGTGGGTGGCCGAGCACCCCGAGTGGTTCACGGTCCTGGCCGACGGCTCCATCGCCTACGCGGAGAACCCGCCCAAGAAGTACCAGGACATCTACCCGCTCAACTTCGACAACGACCCCGAGGGCATCTACCAGGCCATCCTGGAGGTCGTGCGCACCTGGATCTCCCACGGGGTGACGATCTTCCGAGTGGACAACCCCCACACCAAGCCCCTGGTCTTCTGGCAGCGGCTCATCGCCGAGATCCACGCCGAGTCCCCGGACGTGCTGTTCCTGGCCGAGGCCTTCACCCGCCCGGCCATGATGCGCGCCCTGGGCATGATCGGCTTCCACCAGTCCTACACGTACTTCGCCTGGCGCAACACCAAGGAAGAGCTCATCGAGTACATGATGGAGCTCAGCAAGGACACCGCCCACCTGCTGCGCCCCGCCTTCTGGCCCACCACGCACGACATCCTCACGCCCTTCATGACCAACGGGAAGGTGCCGGCCTTCAAGCTGCGCGCCGTGCTGGCGGCCACGCTCTCACCGACCTGGGGCATCTACTCCGGCTACGAGCTGGCCGAGTCCACCCCGCGCCCGGGCTACGAGGAGCAGATCGACAACGAGAAGTACGAGTACAAGCCACGCGACTTCGCCGCCGCGCGCCGCAACGGCATCGAGGACCTGCTCACCCGTCTCAACGCCACCCGGGCCGCCCACCCGGCCCTGCGTCAGCTGCGGGACATCTACTTCCACCCCACCAGCGACAACCAGATCATCGCCTACTCCAAGCGGGTGGACGCCTTCCACAGCCCCACGGGCAAGGACGACGTCGTCCTGACCGTCGTCAACCTCGACCCGCACGGGGCCCGGGCCGGCGAAGTCTACCTCAACCTGGAGGCCCTGGGCCTGCCCGGCTGGGTCGACGCCTCACGCCCGGTCGTGCGGGTGACCGACGTGCTCACCGGGGACTCCTACGAGTGGTCGGGGCAGAACTACGTGCGTCTTGATCCCTTCTCCGGGCAGGTCGCCCACGTCTTCTCCGTGGAGCCGCTATGA
- the treS gene encoding maltose alpha-D-glucosyltransferase: MSTDPMPTGSEVPAAAPAVTPMQPGQPGPFAQPAPATAPVAAQMAAIPTPSGGIPMPMTVAPPIPGVPVLPAQARPGISADPEWFRTAVFYEALLRSFADSDGDGIGDLRGLISRLDYLAWLGVDCVWIPPFYPSPIRDGGYDISDYTAIDPRYGTMEDFRELVHQAHQRGIRIVVDMVVNHTSDAHPWFQASRSDPEGPYGDFYVWADDDSGYDDARIIFVDTEESNWAYDVERGQFYWHRFFSHQPDLNYRNPAVIEAIHDVIRFWARTGVDGFRLDAVPYLTESEGTNCENLPGTHEIIAGIREMLDREFPGTITLAEANQWPEDVVEYFGTEEAPECTMCFHFPVMPRIFYALRQGSAEAIRWVLERTPDIPAHGQWGTFLRNHDELTLEMVTDAERDQMYAWYAPEERMRANIGIRRRLAPLLDASRAEVELAYALLLSLPGSPCLYYGDEIGMGENIWLEDRDAVRTPMQWDDSPNMGFSSVVDPGALTLPLIQAPGYAHLTVATEMARPDSLLQFTRRILHLRRAHPVLGRGNFLLRPTSDDAVLAHTRCDEAPVEGAETLLCVSNLSATPRSVTIEVPELAGRGTTDLFGGCAFPPVDERGRLTLTLGARGYYWLSVDRTEPDDAPQGDHDNHPTEEV, from the coding sequence ATGAGCACGGACCCGATGCCCACCGGCAGCGAGGTTCCGGCTGCGGCGCCCGCCGTCACGCCCATGCAGCCGGGCCAGCCCGGCCCCTTCGCTCAGCCAGCCCCGGCGACGGCCCCGGTGGCAGCCCAGATGGCGGCGATACCCACGCCCAGCGGCGGGATCCCCATGCCGATGACGGTCGCGCCGCCGATCCCCGGAGTTCCGGTCCTGCCCGCCCAGGCCCGCCCCGGCATCAGCGCGGACCCCGAGTGGTTCCGCACGGCCGTCTTCTACGAGGCGCTGCTGCGCTCCTTCGCCGACTCCGACGGCGACGGGATCGGTGACCTGCGCGGGCTCATCTCCCGTCTGGACTACCTGGCGTGGCTGGGTGTGGACTGCGTGTGGATCCCGCCCTTCTATCCCTCGCCCATCCGCGACGGCGGCTACGACATCTCCGACTACACGGCCATCGATCCGCGCTACGGGACGATGGAGGACTTCCGCGAGCTGGTCCACCAGGCCCATCAGCGCGGGATCCGGATCGTCGTCGATATGGTCGTCAACCACACCTCGGACGCCCATCCCTGGTTCCAGGCCTCCCGCTCGGACCCCGAGGGCCCCTACGGGGACTTCTACGTGTGGGCCGACGACGACTCCGGCTACGACGACGCCCGCATCATCTTCGTGGACACCGAGGAGTCCAACTGGGCCTACGACGTCGAGCGCGGCCAGTTCTACTGGCACCGCTTCTTCTCCCACCAGCCCGACCTCAACTACCGCAACCCGGCGGTCATCGAGGCGATCCACGACGTCATCCGCTTCTGGGCGCGCACCGGGGTGGACGGCTTCCGCCTCGACGCCGTCCCCTACCTGACCGAGTCGGAGGGCACCAACTGCGAGAACCTGCCCGGCACCCATGAGATCATCGCGGGCATCCGCGAGATGCTCGACCGGGAGTTCCCCGGGACCATCACGCTGGCCGAGGCCAACCAGTGGCCCGAGGACGTCGTGGAGTACTTCGGCACCGAGGAGGCGCCCGAGTGCACCATGTGCTTCCACTTCCCGGTCATGCCGCGCATCTTCTACGCACTGCGGCAGGGCTCGGCCGAGGCCATCCGCTGGGTGCTGGAGAGGACCCCCGACATCCCCGCCCACGGGCAGTGGGGGACCTTCCTGCGCAATCACGATGAGCTGACCCTGGAGATGGTCACCGACGCCGAGCGCGACCAGATGTACGCCTGGTACGCCCCCGAGGAGCGCATGCGCGCCAACATCGGGATCCGGCGCCGCCTGGCCCCACTCCTAGACGCCTCGCGCGCCGAGGTGGAGCTGGCCTACGCCCTGCTCCTGTCGCTGCCGGGAAGTCCCTGTCTCTACTACGGCGACGAGATCGGCATGGGCGAGAACATCTGGCTGGAGGACCGCGACGCCGTGCGCACCCCCATGCAGTGGGACGACTCCCCCAACATGGGCTTCTCCTCAGTGGTCGACCCGGGCGCCCTGACGCTTCCGCTCATCCAGGCCCCCGGCTACGCGCACCTGACGGTGGCCACTGAGATGGCCCGGCCCGACTCGCTGCTGCAGTTCACCCGGCGGATCCTGCACCTGCGCCGCGCCCATCCCGTGCTGGGTCGCGGGAACTTCCTCCTACGCCCCACCAGCGATGACGCCGTCCTGGCGCACACGCGCTGCGACGAGGCGCCGGTGGAGGGGGCAGAGACCCTTCTGTGCGTCTCCAACCTCTCGGCCACCCCCCGGTCGGTGACGATCGAGGTTCCTGAGCTGGCGGGCAGGGGCACCACGGATCTGTTCGGGGGCTGCGCCTTCCCGCCCGTTGACGAGCGCGGCCGCCTCACCCTGACGCTGGGAGCGCGCGGATACTACTGGCTGTCCGTTGACCGGACTGAGCCCGACGACGCCCCCCAGGGCGACCACGACAACCACCCGACCGAGGAAGTCTGA
- a CDS encoding alpha/beta hydrolase codes for MPALPPPVECAWDRLRPDPAGMVLGSVFFVLALTPSLIPRDILFQGVACGLCAATGYLVGVWLSWNWRTWVSTVVRVLWETSGQRLPSWVPRWRRRVEVALSVTVVLGLNVILLRAVHWQQQVAALTDSRAYTPAQYLTVFPVGFGIWMALVMVGRGFLRLETWLRRHLPQRLPLPVRSGFSWIMVLVLVFALVNQAIPGVIIRGAESAFSVRNSADPPSTPRPTAAERSGSPNSLVGWETLGAYGKRFVGRGLSAQGLEEVTSRPASEPIRVYAGLESAGSDEARAALVVEELKRTGAATRSAIMIAPTTGTGWVDPVAALSLEVLYDGDTAIAAAQYSYLPSGVQFIADTDKARASGKALVTAVVSWWKTLPEAGRPRLLLYGESMGVLAGEAAFSNLADVLDSVDGVLWVGPPNSSRLWRDLVTRRDPGTREVDPTYSAGLTIRFAQDEADMNAFAGDSTWGDQRILYIQHASDPVVWWSPRLIRKNPDWLLERPGKDRSPTMRWMPYITFFQVSADLPRAMNVPAGHGHRYGAEILDGLALVGHNSSFTAERVAQARQELERALATQPADD; via the coding sequence ATGCCGGCTCTTCCTCCTCCTGTTGAATGCGCCTGGGACCGCCTGCGCCCTGATCCTGCCGGGATGGTCCTGGGCTCGGTCTTCTTCGTCCTGGCCCTGACGCCCTCCCTCATCCCCCGCGACATCCTCTTCCAGGGGGTGGCCTGCGGGCTGTGCGCGGCGACCGGCTACCTCGTGGGCGTCTGGCTGTCGTGGAACTGGCGCACCTGGGTGAGCACAGTGGTGCGGGTCCTGTGGGAGACCAGTGGTCAGCGCCTGCCGTCCTGGGTGCCCCGGTGGAGGCGGCGTGTGGAGGTCGCGCTGAGCGTCACGGTCGTCCTGGGACTCAATGTGATCCTGCTGCGGGCGGTCCACTGGCAGCAGCAGGTCGCCGCGCTGACCGACTCCCGCGCCTACACGCCGGCGCAGTACCTGACGGTGTTCCCGGTGGGCTTCGGCATCTGGATGGCCCTGGTGATGGTGGGACGCGGCTTCCTGCGTCTGGAGACCTGGCTGCGCCGTCACCTGCCCCAGCGGCTGCCGTTGCCGGTGCGGTCCGGGTTCTCCTGGATCATGGTGCTGGTGCTGGTTTTCGCGTTGGTCAACCAGGCGATCCCGGGCGTCATCATCCGGGGTGCGGAGTCGGCCTTCTCCGTGCGCAACAGCGCCGATCCGCCCTCGACGCCGCGGCCGACGGCGGCCGAGCGCTCGGGCTCTCCGAATTCGCTGGTGGGCTGGGAGACCCTGGGAGCCTATGGCAAGCGCTTTGTGGGCCGGGGTCTGAGCGCCCAGGGCCTTGAGGAGGTGACCTCCCGGCCTGCCAGTGAGCCGATCCGCGTCTACGCAGGGTTGGAGAGCGCCGGCAGTGACGAGGCACGTGCCGCGCTGGTGGTCGAGGAGCTCAAACGCACCGGGGCGGCCACCCGCTCGGCGATCATGATCGCCCCGACGACGGGGACCGGCTGGGTGGACCCGGTGGCGGCCCTGTCCCTGGAGGTGCTGTACGACGGCGACACGGCCATCGCCGCCGCCCAGTACTCCTACCTGCCCTCGGGTGTGCAGTTCATCGCCGATACGGACAAGGCTCGGGCCTCGGGCAAGGCACTGGTGACTGCGGTCGTCTCCTGGTGGAAGACGCTTCCGGAGGCCGGCCGTCCCCGGCTCCTGCTGTACGGGGAGTCGATGGGGGTCCTGGCCGGCGAGGCGGCCTTCAGCAACCTGGCCGACGTCCTGGACTCGGTCGACGGCGTCCTATGGGTGGGGCCGCCCAACTCCTCAAGGCTGTGGCGTGATCTGGTGACGCGGCGCGATCCCGGCACCCGGGAGGTGGATCCCACCTACTCGGCGGGCCTGACGATTCGCTTCGCCCAGGACGAGGCGGACATGAACGCCTTCGCGGGCGACTCGACCTGGGGAGATCAGCGCATCCTCTACATCCAGCACGCGAGCGATCCGGTGGTGTGGTGGTCGCCGCGGCTCATCCGGAAGAATCCCGACTGGCTGCTGGAGCGGCCGGGCAAGGACCGCTCCCCCACCATGCGCTGGATGCCCTACATCACCTTCTTCCAGGTGAGCGCTGATCTACCGCGCGCGATGAACGTGCCCGCGGGGCACGGGCACCGTTACGGCGCCGAGATCCTGGACGGGCTGGCCCTGGTCGGCCACAACAGCTCATTCACTGCCGAACGCGTCGCCCAGGCCCGCCAGGAGCTGGAGCGGGCCCTGGCCACCCAGCCCGCCGACGACTGA
- the trpS gene encoding tryptophan--tRNA ligase — translation MTQTPTAAEEALANATNEASLARSIARSAEIEADIAVNPGRYRMFTGVRPTGNMHLGHYFGTMHSWKTIQDAGVDTWILVADYQVITDRDGVGPIRERVLSLVTDALAVGVDPQRSTIFAHSAVPAQNQLMLPFLSLVTESELHRNPTVKSELEATDGRAMSGLLLTYPVHQATDILFCQANLVPVGKDQLPHLEQARLIAQRFDKRYGRAVKDHPVFRRPEALLSQAPMLLGLDGEKMSKSRRNTIELGMSADETAKLLKKAKTDSDRVITYDPAGRPEVSNLLMLASLCGAGTPEEIAERIGDGGAGTLKKVTTEAVNEFFAPVRARRAELAANEDYLLEVLGQGNARANEVAAKTLDDVRTAMHMNY, via the coding sequence ATGACTCAGACCCCTACCGCGGCCGAGGAGGCCCTGGCCAACGCCACCAATGAAGCCTCCCTGGCCCGATCGATCGCCCGCTCCGCAGAGATCGAGGCCGATATCGCCGTCAACCCCGGCCGCTACCGGATGTTCACCGGGGTGCGTCCCACAGGGAACATGCACCTGGGCCACTACTTCGGCACCATGCACTCCTGGAAGACGATCCAGGACGCGGGCGTGGACACCTGGATCCTCGTGGCCGACTACCAGGTCATCACCGACCGCGACGGCGTCGGCCCCATCCGCGAACGCGTCCTGTCCCTGGTCACCGACGCCCTGGCCGTGGGCGTGGACCCGCAGCGCTCGACGATCTTCGCCCACTCGGCGGTCCCGGCCCAGAACCAGCTGATGCTGCCCTTCCTGTCCCTGGTGACCGAGTCCGAGCTCCACCGCAACCCCACGGTGAAGTCCGAGCTGGAGGCCACCGACGGGCGCGCCATGAGCGGTCTGCTGCTCACCTACCCCGTCCACCAGGCCACCGACATTCTCTTCTGCCAGGCCAACCTCGTCCCCGTCGGCAAGGACCAGCTCCCCCACCTGGAGCAGGCCCGGCTCATCGCCCAGCGCTTCGACAAGCGCTACGGGCGGGCCGTTAAGGACCACCCGGTCTTCCGCCGTCCCGAGGCCCTGCTCAGCCAGGCCCCGATGCTGCTGGGCCTGGACGGGGAGAAGATGAGCAAGTCCCGCCGCAACACGATCGAGCTGGGCATGAGTGCCGATGAGACCGCCAAGCTCCTCAAGAAGGCCAAGACGGACTCCGACCGCGTCATCACCTACGACCCCGCCGGACGCCCGGAGGTCTCCAACCTGCTGATGCTGGCCTCCCTGTGCGGGGCGGGCACACCCGAGGAGATCGCCGAGCGCATCGGCGACGGCGGCGCCGGCACGCTCAAGAAGGTCACCACGGAGGCCGTCAACGAGTTCTTCGCCCCCGTCCGGGCCCGTCGCGCCGAGCTGGCCGCCAACGAGGACTACCTCCTGGAGGTCCTGGGGCAGGGCAACGCCCGGGCCAACGAGGTCGCTGCGAAGACGCTCGACGACGTCCGCACCGCCATGCACATGAACTACTGA